One Globicephala melas chromosome 6, mGloMel1.2, whole genome shotgun sequence genomic window carries:
- the ACTL7A gene encoding LOW QUALITY PROTEIN: actin-like protein 7A (The sequence of the model RefSeq protein was modified relative to this genomic sequence to represent the inferred CDS: substituted 1 base at 1 genomic stop codon) — protein MXAPQAAIIGAGPSERMGEQASLQTQVLQTASLKDGPAKWAVRVRRNHSEPEEPTKSPVVNNKSKLESTKAVVVDLGTGYCKCGFAGLPKPTHVISSTVGKPYMETAKTGDNRKETFVGQELVNPEVRLKLINPLRHGIIVDWDTVQDIWDYLFRQEMKIAPEKHAVLVSDPPLSPHTNREKYAEMLFETFKTPAMHIAYQSRLSMYSYGRTSGLVVEVGHGVSYVVPIYEGYPLPSITGRLDYAGSDLTTYLMGLMNNSGKHFTEDQLGIVEDIKKKCCFVALDPTEEKKVPATEHTIQYTLPDGQEIYLRQERFLCSEMFFKPSLIKSMQLGLHTQTVSCLNKCDIALKRDLMGNILLCGGSSMLSGFPNRLQKELNSMCPNDTPQVNVLPERDTAVWTGGSILASLQSFQPLWVHRFEYEEHGPFFLYRRCF, from the coding sequence ATGTAGGCTCCACAGGCGGCAATCATAGGGGCTGGGCCTTCCGAGAGAATGGGTGAACAGGCCTCCCTGCAGACACAGGTCCTCCAGACTGCCTCCTTAAAGGACGGCCCAGCGAAGTGGGCAGTGCGGGTTCGCCGTAACCATTCAGAGCCGGAAGAACCTACGAAATCACCTGTGGTCAATAATAAGTCCAAGCTAGAGTCGACCAAAGCAGTGGTCGTGGACCTTGGCACGGGCTACTGTAAATGTGGCTTTGCCGGGCTGCCAAAGCCCACCCACGTGATCTCATCCACAGTGGGCAAACCCTACATGGAGACGGCCAAAACTGGGGACAATCGCAAGGAGACATTCGTGGGGCAGGAGCTTGTCAACCCAGAGGTTCGTCTCAAGCTAATTAATCCTCTGCGACATGGCATCATCGTGGACTGGGATACAGTGCAGGATATCTGGGACTATCTCTTCCGTCAAGAGATGAAGATTGCCCCAGAGAAGCACGCGGTCTTGGTTTCAGACCCACCCCTGAGCCCACACACCAATAGAGAGAAGTATGCTGAAATGCTGTTTGAGACCTTCAAAACTCCCGCAATGCATATCGCCTACCAGTCCCGCCTGTCCATGTACTCCTACGGAAGGACCTCCGGCCTGGTTGTGGAGGTCGGCCACGGTGTGTCCTACGTAGTTCCCATCTACGAGGGCTATCCTTTGCCCAGCATCACCGGACGGCTGGACTATGCGGGTTCTGACCTGACAACCTACTTGATGGGCCTGATGAACAATTCGGGGAAACACTTCACTGAGGACCAGCTGGGCATTGTGGAGGACATCAAGAAGAAATGCTGCTTTGTGGCCCTGGACCCCACTGAAGAGAAGAAAGTCCCAGCTACTGAGCATACGATCCAGTACACCCTGCCGGATGGGCAGGAGATATACCTGCGCCAGGAAAGGTTCCTCTGCTCAGAAATGTTCTTCAAGCCTTCTCTGATCAAGTCCATGCAGCTGGGCCTCCACACCCAGACAGTGTCCTGCCTTAACAAGTGTGACATCGCCCTCAAACGAGACCTCATGGGGAATATCCTACTCTGTGGGGGGAGCAGCATGCTCAGTGGTTTCCCTAACCGTCTGCAGAAGGAGCTGAACAGCATGTGTCCTAATGACACCCCCCAGGTAAACGTGTTGCCCGAAAGAGACACTGCGGTGTGGACGGGTGGCTCCATCCTAGCATCGCTTCAGAGCTTCCAACCACTGTGGGTCCACCGCTTTGAGTACGAGGAGCACGGGCCTTTCTTCCTCTACAGAAGGTGCTTCTGA
- the ACTL7B gene encoding actin-like protein 7B: protein MATRNSPSPKPVGTAQGDPGEAGTLPGPEAGIRDTSSSTQLKMKPKKVHKIKALIIDLGSQYCKCGYAGEPRPTYFISSTVGKRCSEAADAGDTRKEVYVGHELLNMEAPLKLINPLKHGIVVDWDCVQNIWEYIFHTAMKIFPEEHAVLVSDPPLSPTSNREKYAELMFETFGIPAMHVTSQSLLSIYSYGKTSGLVVESGHGVSHVVPISEGNVLPGLTRRADYAGSNLTSYLLQLLNAAGHKFTDDHLHIIEHIKKKCCYSALKPEEELGLCLEDLRVDYELPDGKLITIGQERFQCAEMLFKPTLVGSDQPGLPELTAACLNHCQEAGFKEEMAANVLLCGGCTMLDGFPERFQRELSLLCPGDSPTVAAAPERKTSVWTGGSILASLQAFQQLWVSKEEFEERGSEAIYSKC from the coding sequence ATGGCGACGAGGAACAGCCCTAGCCCCAAGCCCGTGGGCACGGCTCAGGGGGACCCTGGAGAGGCAGGCACGCTGCCAGGTCCTGAGGCTGGCATCCGGGACACAAGTTCATCCACTCAGCTGAAGATGAAGCCCAAGAAGGTGCATAAGATCAAGGCACTCATCATTGACCTGGGCTCCCAGTACTGTAAGTGTGGCTATGCGGGTGAGCCGAGGCCCACCTACTTCATCTCCTCCACTGTGGGCAAGCGCTGCTCGGAGGCGGCTGATGCTGGTGACACCCGCAAGGAGGTCTACGTGGGCCACGAGCTGCTCAACATGGAGGCGCCTCTGAAGCTGATTAACCCACTAAAACACGGCATCGTGGTGGACTGGGACTGCGTCCAGAACATCTGGGAGTACATCTTCCACACAGCCATGAAGATCTTCCCCGAGGAGCATGCCGTGCTGGTCTCCGACCCCCCACTCAGCCCCACCAGCAACCGCGAGAAGTATGCAGAGCTCATGTTCGAGACCTTTGGCATCCCTGCCATGCATGTGACCTCCCAGTCGTTGCTGTCCATCTACTCCTATGGCAAGACCTCCGGGCTGGTGGTGGAGAGTGGGCACGGCGTCTCACACGTGGTGCCCATCTCCGAGGGCAACGTGCTACCAGGCCTGACGAGGCGTGCCGACTATGCCGGCAGCAACCTCACTAGCTACCTGCTGCAGCTGCTCAACGCTGCCGGCCACAAGTTCACGGACGACCACCTGCACATCATCGAGCACATCAAGAAGAAGTGCTGCTACTCGGCACTCAAGCCAGAGGAGGAGCTTGGCCTGTGCCTGGAGGATCTGCGTGTGGACTATGAGCTCCCCGACGGCAAGCTCATCACCATCGGCCAGGAGCGCTTTCAGTGCGCCGAGATGCTCTTCAAGCCCACCTTGGTGGGCAGCGACCAGCCTGGTCTCCCCGAGCTCACGGCCGCCTGCCTGAACCACTGCCAGGAGGCGGGCTTCAAGGAGGAGATGGCAGCCAACGTGCTGCTGTGTGGCGGCTGCACCATGCTGGATGGCTTCCCAGAGCGCTTCCAGAGGGAGCTGAGCCTCCTCTGCCCCGGGGACAGCCCCACAGTGGCTGCTGCTCCCGAGAGGAAGACCTCCGTGTGGACCGGCGGCTCCATCCTGGCCTCCCTGCAGGCCTTCCAGCAGCTTTGGGTCAGCAAGGAAGAGTTCGAGGAGCGGGGCAGTGAAGCCATCTACAGCAAGTGCTGA